A window from Flavobacterium sp. 83 encodes these proteins:
- a CDS encoding glycoside hydrolase family 3 N-terminal domain-containing protein, producing MKRKRILAALILLVGTQTYAQKRWTEIPKGSHTIVQNKGGQTLGYSPKSGVKIIQVGGLAFKDLNKNGKLDIYEDWRKPVAERAKDLASKMTVAQMAGLMLYSRHQSVPAQEAGMFTGTYNEKPFSKSGANASDLSDQQIAFLTNDNLRHVLMTSVKSPVIAAEWNNNIQALVEGIGMGIPSNNSSDPRNGANKDSEYNAGSGGSISQWPEELGLAATFDPAITEKFGSIAAKEYRALGITTALSPQIDLATEPRWNRFVGTFGEDPKLATDMARAYVDGFQTSAKSIDVYDGWGNQSVNAMVKHWPSGGPEEGGRDGHFAYGKFAVYPGNNFETHLKTFLEGAFKLKGKTKKASAVMPYYTISYNQDKKYGENVGNGFSKYIVTDLLRNKYGYDGVVCTDWLITANEGATPDVFAGKSWGVEKLSVAERHYKVMMAGVDQFGGNNDIKPVLEAYQMGVKEHGESFMRNRFERSAVRLLLNIFRVGLFENSYLDVNETKAIVGKPEFMKAGYDTQLKSIVLIKNQNKTLPIAKGKTVYIPKRVTPAGINFFGQPSPEKIEYPINLELIKKYYTVTDDPTKADFAIVFIKSPISGGYSKADREAGGNGYVPISLQLKEYTAVDARAQSIAAGDPVVDPTITNRSYLNKTSKSNSYPDLNTILETKKAMNGKPVLVSVNITNPMVFGEFEKEVDAIVGEFGVQVEALMDIISGKTEPSGLLPLQMPLNMSTVEKQMEDVPHDMTPYVDATGNVYDFGFGLNWKGIIKDARTEKYSIK from the coding sequence ATGAAAAGAAAAAGAATATTAGCTGCGTTAATTTTACTTGTTGGAACGCAAACGTATGCCCAAAAAAGATGGACTGAAATTCCTAAAGGCTCTCACACTATTGTTCAAAATAAAGGAGGCCAAACATTAGGGTATTCACCCAAATCAGGAGTTAAAATAATACAAGTAGGAGGTTTAGCTTTTAAAGATTTGAACAAAAATGGAAAGCTGGATATTTATGAAGATTGGAGAAAGCCGGTAGCAGAACGAGCCAAAGATCTAGCTAGTAAAATGACAGTGGCGCAAATGGCCGGATTAATGTTGTATAGTAGACATCAATCTGTTCCAGCCCAGGAAGCAGGAATGTTTACCGGAACCTATAATGAAAAACCATTTTCCAAAAGTGGTGCAAATGCATCGGATTTGTCCGATCAGCAAATTGCATTTTTAACCAATGATAATTTGCGTCATGTGTTAATGACTTCGGTTAAAAGCCCAGTAATTGCAGCAGAATGGAATAACAACATACAAGCATTAGTGGAAGGAATTGGAATGGGAATCCCATCTAATAATAGTTCTGACCCAAGAAATGGAGCCAATAAAGATTCTGAATACAATGCAGGATCAGGTGGTTCCATATCACAATGGCCTGAGGAATTAGGATTGGCCGCAACATTTGACCCAGCTATTACAGAAAAATTCGGGTCTATTGCAGCTAAGGAATATAGGGCTTTAGGAATTACTACAGCCTTATCTCCACAAATTGATTTAGCGACAGAACCAAGATGGAATCGTTTTGTAGGCACTTTTGGCGAAGACCCAAAATTAGCCACAGATATGGCTAGAGCCTATGTAGATGGATTTCAAACCTCAGCCAAATCTATTGATGTGTATGATGGATGGGGAAATCAAAGTGTCAACGCAATGGTAAAACACTGGCCAAGTGGAGGACCTGAAGAAGGAGGTCGTGATGGACATTTCGCCTATGGAAAATTTGCAGTGTACCCAGGAAATAACTTTGAAACTCATTTAAAAACCTTTTTAGAAGGCGCTTTTAAATTGAAAGGAAAAACTAAAAAAGCATCAGCAGTTATGCCGTATTACACTATCTCCTATAATCAGGATAAAAAATACGGTGAGAATGTTGGAAACGGATTTAGCAAGTACATCGTTACTGATTTATTGAGAAACAAATATGGTTATGACGGAGTGGTGTGTACCGATTGGCTAATAACTGCAAATGAAGGAGCCACACCTGATGTCTTTGCCGGAAAATCATGGGGAGTTGAAAAATTAAGTGTCGCCGAAAGACATTATAAAGTTATGATGGCCGGCGTGGATCAATTTGGCGGAAATAATGACATCAAACCTGTACTTGAAGCCTACCAAATGGGAGTAAAAGAACACGGAGAAAGTTTTATGCGCAATCGTTTTGAGCGATCAGCAGTTCGTTTACTTTTGAATATTTTCAGAGTCGGATTATTCGAAAACTCTTATTTAGATGTTAATGAAACCAAAGCAATTGTAGGTAAACCTGAATTTATGAAAGCCGGTTATGACACCCAATTGAAATCTATTGTGTTGATTAAAAATCAAAACAAAACTTTGCCAATTGCAAAAGGAAAGACCGTCTATATCCCGAAAAGAGTTACTCCTGCAGGAATCAACTTTTTTGGTCAACCTTCTCCTGAAAAAATTGAATATCCTATTAATTTAGAATTGATTAAAAAATATTATACCGTAACGGATGATCCTACAAAAGCTGATTTTGCTATCGTATTTATCAAAAGTCCTATCAGCGGCGGATATAGCAAAGCGGATAGAGAAGCAGGCGGAAATGGTTATGTGCCAATTAGTTTACAATTAAAAGAGTATACCGCAGTAGATGCGAGAGCGCAAAGTATTGCTGCCGGAGACCCTGTGGTTGATCCAACGATTACAAACAGATCGTATTTGAATAAAACGTCTAAATCAAATTCGTATCCTGATTTAAATACGATTCTTGAAACTAAAAAAGCGATGAATGGAAAACCGGTTTTAGTATCGGTAAATATTACTAACCCAATGGTTTTTGGAGAGTTCGAGAAAGAGGTTGATGCAATCGTTGGTGAATTTGGTGTACAAGTAGAAGCCTTAATGGATATTATTTCTGGAAAAACGGAGCCTTCTGGATTGTTGCCTTTACAAATGCCATTGAACATGTCTACTGTTGAAAAACAAATGGAAGACGTTCCTCACGACATGACTCCTTATGTAGATGCAACCGGAAATGTGTATGATTTTGGATTCGGATTAAACTGGAAAGGGATAATCAAAGATGCCAGAACTGAAAAATACAGCATCAAGTAG
- a CDS encoding DUF6377 domain-containing protein, whose product MNKFSALLIALILPIFLFGQVKNVLLLKELDNAVNEYELYLNRKETDINKLKGLLHSTATDPKKFELYGKLYVQYKAYQSDSALIYARKSLLISQKLKNPDKVNEAKLNVSAIMGTLGMYKESLDLLETINIKLTPNLKGTYYWTNRIIYGYLNDYGASSQEKKEYGALTKKYRDSAMLYFPPKSIAFGIAKSDQLLEHGHANQAIALLQGFFSKTAKQDPNRAVIAYIISEGYRLKKDKEQEEKWLIVSAISDLQLVKKENISLRKLAFILYEQGDVDRAYKYTKRSLEDALFCNAKLRTYEISKMLPIINEAYENKNETNRTQLIIFLICASILSLFLLVVLMLLFKQMKKLANAQKEISLANTKLSVLNKELNEINERLNETNATLAEASLLKEIYIGRYMDQCSDYIAKQEEYRRKLNVMATAGKMNELVKAVKSNTAIEKELKEFYTNFDQTFLQLFPNFIAEFSKLLVDKEVLHLKQNELLNTELRIFALIRLGIKDSTKIAEFLRYSVSTIYNYRSQIRNKSVGPREEFESKVLLIGSSDKK is encoded by the coding sequence ATGAATAAATTTTCAGCTTTACTTATCGCATTGATATTGCCCATTTTTCTTTTTGGTCAAGTTAAAAACGTACTGCTATTAAAAGAACTGGATAATGCCGTCAATGAATATGAGTTGTATTTAAATCGAAAAGAGACCGATATAAATAAACTTAAAGGGCTTTTACATTCTACTGCAACAGACCCGAAAAAATTCGAACTTTATGGAAAATTGTATGTTCAGTATAAAGCATACCAGTCCGATTCCGCATTAATATACGCTCGAAAGAGCCTGCTGATTTCTCAAAAATTAAAAAATCCTGACAAAGTTAACGAAGCTAAATTAAACGTTTCCGCGATAATGGGAACATTAGGAATGTACAAGGAATCCCTTGATCTTTTGGAAACAATAAACATCAAATTGACGCCAAATTTAAAGGGAACCTATTATTGGACAAATCGGATTATCTATGGTTATTTGAATGATTATGGCGCTTCCAGTCAAGAAAAAAAGGAATATGGTGCGTTGACGAAAAAATACAGAGATTCGGCAATGCTTTATTTTCCGCCAAAATCCATAGCATTCGGTATTGCCAAATCAGACCAATTATTGGAACATGGGCATGCGAATCAAGCAATAGCATTGCTGCAGGGATTTTTTTCAAAAACAGCAAAACAGGATCCGAACAGAGCCGTTATCGCTTATATTATTTCGGAAGGCTATCGCTTGAAAAAAGACAAAGAACAGGAAGAAAAATGGTTGATTGTCTCTGCAATATCAGATTTACAATTGGTAAAAAAAGAAAATATTTCTTTGCGTAAACTGGCGTTCATCCTATATGAGCAAGGTGATGTAGATAGAGCCTATAAATACACCAAAAGATCATTAGAAGATGCTCTTTTTTGTAATGCCAAATTGAGAACCTATGAAATATCAAAAATGTTACCCATTATCAATGAGGCTTATGAAAATAAAAATGAAACCAATAGAACGCAACTCATCATTTTTCTAATTTGTGCCAGTATCTTATCCTTATTTTTATTAGTCGTTTTGATGCTGCTTTTTAAGCAAATGAAAAAATTAGCAAATGCCCAAAAAGAAATAAGTCTAGCCAATACAAAACTGTCAGTATTGAATAAAGAATTAAACGAAATCAATGAAAGGTTAAATGAAACGAATGCAACCCTTGCCGAAGCGAGTTTGTTGAAAGAAATTTATATTGGCCGCTATATGGATCAATGTTCTGATTACATTGCAAAACAGGAGGAATACAGACGAAAATTGAATGTAATGGCTACTGCAGGAAAAATGAATGAACTTGTAAAAGCAGTGAAGTCCAATACTGCTATTGAGAAGGAATTAAAAGAATTTTATACCAATTTTGACCAAACCTTTTTACAATTATTCCCCAATTTCATTGCTGAGTTTTCGAAATTGTTAGTAGACAAAGAAGTGCTTCACTTGAAACAAAACGAACTTCTAAACACGGAGTTAAGGATTTTTGCGCTCATTCGTTTGGGTATTAAAGACAGTACAAAAATCGCAGAATTTTTAAGGTATTCGGTGTCGACGATTTATAATTATCGTTCTCAAATAAGAAACAAATCAGTAGGGCCAAGGGAAGAATTTGAATCAAAAGTCCTTTTAATTGGATCATCCGACAAAAAATAA
- a CDS encoding alpha-glucosidase has product MKVALSKGMAIALFCFGLASTNPTVAQEKKPTVDRKWWKEAVVYQIYPRSFKDTDGDGVGDLKGIIQKLDYIKSLGIDVVWLNPIYGSPNADNGYDISDYQSIMKEFGTMEDFDALLKGMHERGLKLVMDLVVNHSSDEHKWFQESRKSRDNPYRDYYHWWPAEKGKPAFRPGAFEADGSGWRYDKQTDSYYLHYFSYKQPDLNWENPKLRQEIYSMMNWWFQKGIDGFRMDVIPFIAKDTTFPVITQADLDKNYQGRWDIFMASGPHLHDYLKEMNKEVLSKYDVMALAEGAGMTLKSAHDFVDADRKELDMGYHFEGTNLGYIPGYFKKMNPNWSLIDFKKIYSDWDAVYDQKGWGTIYLGNHDQPRMTSRWGNDAPEFRAVSSKMLTTFLLSMKGTPYYYNGDEIGMVNAKFNKIEDYRDIETIAEYEKVKIAGGDLKQFIEDQKTGGARDNGRTPFQWDSSKNGGFSTAEPWLKVNDNHTVLNAAAQEKDPNSVLNYFRRMTKLRKSKPVLVYGKYTLLDKNNPNVYAYTRELDGKKVLVLLNFSAKNAIANTGINLKNAKILIDNYATLSKKATLRPYEALVLELK; this is encoded by the coding sequence ATGAAAGTAGCATTATCAAAGGGAATGGCCATTGCATTATTTTGCTTTGGATTAGCCTCAACAAACCCAACTGTAGCACAAGAAAAAAAGCCGACAGTTGACCGAAAATGGTGGAAGGAAGCCGTTGTATATCAAATTTATCCCAGAAGTTTCAAAGATACTGATGGAGATGGCGTAGGAGATTTGAAAGGGATTATTCAAAAATTAGATTATATCAAAAGTTTAGGAATAGATGTGGTTTGGTTGAATCCAATTTACGGTTCTCCAAATGCAGATAACGGATATGACATTTCGGATTATCAATCTATTATGAAAGAATTTGGAACCATGGAAGATTTTGATGCGTTATTGAAAGGAATGCATGAAAGAGGTTTGAAATTAGTAATGGATTTAGTTGTCAATCACAGTTCAGATGAGCATAAATGGTTTCAGGAAAGCCGTAAATCCCGAGACAATCCATACCGAGATTATTACCATTGGTGGCCAGCCGAAAAAGGAAAACCCGCTTTTCGCCCAGGTGCTTTTGAAGCAGATGGAAGTGGTTGGAGATATGACAAACAAACGGATTCGTATTATTTACATTACTTCAGCTATAAGCAACCTGATTTGAATTGGGAAAACCCAAAATTGCGTCAGGAAATTTATAGCATGATGAATTGGTGGTTCCAAAAAGGGATTGATGGATTCCGTATGGACGTGATTCCATTTATCGCAAAAGACACGACTTTTCCGGTGATTACTCAAGCTGATTTAGATAAAAACTACCAAGGGCGTTGGGATATTTTTATGGCCAGCGGACCTCATTTGCACGATTATTTGAAAGAAATGAATAAAGAAGTTTTGAGTAAATATGATGTAATGGCATTAGCAGAAGGTGCTGGAATGACACTGAAATCAGCTCATGATTTTGTGGATGCCGATAGAAAAGAATTGGATATGGGGTATCATTTTGAAGGAACTAACTTAGGGTACATTCCGGGTTATTTCAAAAAAATGAATCCAAATTGGAGTTTAATTGATTTCAAAAAAATCTATTCTGACTGGGATGCAGTTTACGACCAAAAAGGATGGGGAACCATTTATTTAGGGAACCACGATCAACCCAGAATGACTTCTCGTTGGGGAAATGACGCACCAGAATTCAGAGCCGTTTCATCAAAAATGTTAACCACTTTTTTACTTTCGATGAAAGGAACGCCTTATTATTATAATGGAGATGAAATAGGAATGGTGAATGCCAAATTCAATAAAATTGAAGATTATAGAGACATCGAAACGATTGCAGAATATGAAAAAGTAAAAATTGCCGGCGGTGATTTAAAACAATTCATCGAAGATCAAAAAACCGGTGGAGCCAGAGACAACGGAAGAACTCCTTTCCAATGGGATAGCTCTAAAAATGGAGGGTTTTCAACAGCGGAACCGTGGTTAAAAGTAAATGACAATCACACTGTTTTGAATGCAGCGGCTCAAGAAAAAGACCCGAATTCAGTATTGAATTACTTTAGAAGAATGACCAAACTTCGCAAATCGAAACCCGTTTTAGTTTATGGAAAATACACTCTTTTAGACAAAAACAATCCAAATGTGTATGCGTACACCAGAGAATTAGATGGTAAAAAAGTGTTAGTGTTATTAAATTTTTCTGCTAAAAATGCTATTGCAAATACAGGAATTAACTTAAAAAACGCAAAAATTTTAATTGATAATTATGCGACACTATCAAAAAAAGCTACTCTAAGACCTTATGAGGCTCTTGTATTAGAGTTGAAATAA
- a CDS encoding PepSY domain-containing protein, which produces MSKKQTLSTTMRIVHRYLGFFLAGIMAVYALSGIILIFRDSGFLKEEKQVVKKVKPNASGEDLGRMLEIRGFKADREEGDVVYFKDGTYNKKTGVADYKTKELPAAIEKMTQLHKARSGDPLFFLNVFFGLSLLFFVISSFWMFMPKTSIFKKGLYFTAAGVVLTLILLLV; this is translated from the coding sequence ATGTCAAAAAAACAAACTCTTAGTACAACAATGCGTATCGTTCATCGTTATTTAGGCTTTTTCCTTGCTGGAATTATGGCTGTTTATGCCTTAAGTGGAATTATATTAATTTTTAGAGACTCTGGTTTTCTGAAAGAAGAAAAACAAGTAGTTAAAAAAGTTAAGCCCAATGCCAGTGGAGAGGATTTAGGACGAATGTTAGAAATTCGTGGTTTTAAAGCGGATCGTGAAGAAGGCGATGTTGTTTATTTTAAGGATGGAACATACAATAAAAAAACTGGAGTAGCTGATTATAAAACAAAAGAACTTCCTGCTGCTATCGAAAAAATGACTCAACTACATAAAGCAAGGTCTGGAGATCCCTTATTTTTTTTAAATGTCTTTTTTGGCTTATCGCTTTTATTTTTTGTGATATCTTCTTTCTGGATGTTCATGCCCAAAACATCAATATTCAAAAAAGGATTATACTTCACTGCTGCCGGTGTAGTGTTAACTTTGATTTTGTTGTTGGTATAA
- a CDS encoding Dabb family protein: MIRRKFIGAAALFGVAGIMGFAMRPKKKPLLHHVFFWLKNPQSEADKQQLISGLKTLAAIPTIRQIHVGVLASTEKREVVDTSWSVSELMFFDDAAGQKVYQDHPIHQAFVKNCSHLWEKVVVYDAIDV, translated from the coding sequence ATGATACGTAGAAAATTTATTGGTGCTGCAGCTTTATTTGGAGTTGCAGGTATTATGGGCTTTGCAATGCGCCCCAAGAAAAAACCCTTATTGCACCATGTGTTTTTTTGGTTAAAGAACCCACAATCAGAAGCTGACAAACAGCAATTAATTTCCGGTTTAAAAACCTTAGCGGCAATACCAACTATTCGTCAAATTCATGTGGGCGTTTTGGCTTCTACCGAGAAACGCGAAGTAGTAGACACCTCTTGGAGTGTTTCGGAACTCATGTTTTTTGATGATGCAGCCGGACAAAAAGTATACCAGGATCATCCAATTCATCAGGCTTTTGTAAAAAACTGTTCTCATTTATGGGAAAAGGTAGTGGTTTATGATGCAATAGATGTGTAA
- a CDS encoding TonB-dependent receptor domain-containing protein yields the protein MKKIILLTVLLFSVLTVKSQNFTGTNSLKGKISGTVIDSITKAPVDYASVSLYKINSAKPATGVLTDATGNFKLNEVEPGTYTVTISFIGYNDKTIKSIITTNAKLDLEIGKVVLSPETNTLKEVVVVGKTQQVTNKIDKIVYNVEKDLTATGGNATDVLQKVPMVNVDINGNVSIRGDANVRVLINGKPSGATSANLADVLKTIPADQIKNIEVVTSPSAKYDAEGSAGIINIITKQKSTSGVSGSVSGGIGTRQNNFNANVNYNKNRFSLSANIGFNNGWPQESASESNQILNNSNAKSLQTSKGSNEVQRKGIVASVTAGYDFNSFNSLSTTFRYNDGGFERSGTSENQFTDYLNNANSSNYTGQSSAKNSFGGFDWNLNYSHKFAKAGHELTFSSQWSHSLVNTDYQNIYSGFYTNQKANNDGTNNEYTLQLDYTLPVTEKFKLEAGGKTIIRKISSDFQNYVPDAQNAFVFDPISSNLYNYNQDVASVYTVGTVTLPKGFTVMAGARFENTAIKGDPTNALQTDLSPFKIDYGTFIPSFTLQKALSQSSSLKLTYSKRISRPSFTYLNPFINKSNIQAQTQGNPTLDPEVSQTVELGFSTFSQKRTLNISAYYKYTSDLIEGIATPLSDETGTITNYQNIGNNKSFGMSFFGSVNPFKILTLRGNFNAFTYKPDPTGLYNLEQSTNSTTIQYSAFVSGTLQLKKDISAEAFIIQNSSKKTLQGTTPAFNLMVFGVKKQFWNKAASLGVNMVSPFKKDLEFKQNSSGQGFSQSSTFKFPIRSFGITFSYNFGSMNFTGAKKKGINNDDLKEGDQNNQGGSMPAMK from the coding sequence ATGAAAAAAATTATCCTTCTCACTGTATTACTTTTTTCTGTTTTAACAGTAAAATCGCAAAATTTTACCGGAACGAATAGCTTAAAAGGAAAAATTTCTGGTACCGTAATCGATTCTATAACTAAAGCACCAGTTGATTATGCTTCAGTAAGTCTTTATAAAATTAACTCAGCTAAACCTGCGACGGGTGTTTTAACCGATGCTACCGGAAATTTCAAGTTGAATGAAGTTGAACCTGGTACATATACCGTTACCATTTCTTTTATTGGCTACAATGACAAAACTATTAAATCCATAATTACAACAAATGCAAAGTTGGATCTTGAGATTGGAAAAGTAGTTTTAAGTCCTGAAACTAATACGTTAAAAGAAGTTGTAGTGGTAGGGAAAACACAACAAGTGACTAACAAGATTGATAAAATTGTTTACAACGTAGAAAAAGACTTGACAGCAACTGGTGGTAATGCTACTGACGTATTGCAAAAAGTGCCTATGGTAAATGTAGATATCAATGGAAATGTATCGATCCGTGGAGACGCAAATGTACGCGTATTAATCAACGGAAAACCATCAGGAGCTACATCAGCTAACCTTGCTGATGTATTGAAAACAATACCCGCTGACCAAATTAAAAATATCGAAGTGGTTACTTCACCATCTGCAAAATATGATGCCGAAGGATCAGCAGGAATTATTAACATTATTACCAAACAAAAAAGTACTTCAGGAGTAAGTGGCTCTGTAAGTGGTGGTATTGGTACGAGACAAAATAACTTTAATGCAAATGTTAATTACAATAAAAACCGTTTCAGCCTTTCGGCAAATATTGGATTCAACAATGGCTGGCCACAAGAGTCCGCTTCCGAGTCGAATCAAATTTTAAACAACAGTAATGCCAAAAGCTTACAAACAAGTAAAGGGAGTAATGAGGTACAGCGTAAAGGTATTGTAGCATCAGTCACTGCGGGTTATGATTTTAATAGTTTCAATAGTTTGAGTACAACTTTTAGATATAATGATGGAGGATTTGAGCGAAGCGGAACAAGTGAAAATCAATTTACTGATTATCTGAATAACGCGAACAGTAGCAATTATACTGGACAAAGTAGTGCGAAAAACTCCTTTGGAGGGTTTGACTGGAACCTTAATTATAGTCATAAATTTGCAAAGGCAGGACACGAACTTACTTTCTCATCGCAATGGAGCCATAGTTTAGTCAATACCGATTACCAAAATATTTATTCTGGTTTTTATACCAATCAAAAAGCAAATAATGACGGAACGAATAATGAATACACGCTTCAATTGGATTATACCTTACCGGTAACTGAAAAATTTAAACTGGAAGCCGGTGGTAAAACAATCATCAGAAAGATTTCGAGTGATTTCCAAAATTATGTTCCTGATGCACAAAATGCGTTTGTTTTTGACCCAATCAGCTCTAATTTATACAATTACAACCAAGATGTTGCATCCGTTTATACAGTAGGAACAGTAACTTTACCCAAAGGTTTTACTGTAATGGCAGGCGCTCGTTTTGAAAACACAGCTATCAAAGGAGACCCTACAAATGCGCTACAAACCGATTTAAGTCCATTCAAAATTGACTACGGGACATTTATTCCAAGTTTTACATTACAAAAAGCATTATCTCAATCGTCTTCTTTAAAACTGACCTATAGCAAACGTATTTCAAGACCAAGCTTTACTTACTTGAACCCATTTATCAATAAATCAAATATTCAAGCACAAACACAAGGGAACCCAACGCTTGATCCTGAAGTGTCTCAAACCGTAGAATTAGGATTCTCCACATTTTCTCAAAAGCGCACTCTGAATATTTCGGCGTATTATAAATATACATCAGACTTAATTGAAGGTATTGCAACACCTTTATCAGATGAGACAGGAACAATCACCAATTATCAAAATATTGGTAACAATAAATCATTTGGAATGAGTTTTTTCGGTTCTGTAAACCCTTTTAAAATACTGACTTTACGCGGAAACTTTAATGCCTTTACATACAAACCAGATCCAACTGGATTATACAACTTGGAACAATCCACTAATAGTACAACAATTCAATATTCTGCATTCGTGAGTGGGACACTTCAATTAAAAAAGGACATTTCAGCTGAAGCATTTATAATCCAAAATTCTTCTAAGAAAACATTGCAAGGCACCACTCCAGCTTTTAATTTAATGGTGTTTGGAGTAAAAAAACAATTTTGGAACAAAGCAGCATCATTAGGAGTTAACATGGTATCGCCATTCAAAAAGGATTTAGAATTCAAACAGAATTCAAGTGGACAAGGCTTCAGCCAAAGCAGTACTTTTAAATTTCCAATCCGTTCTTTTGGAATTACATTCAGCTATAATTTTGGTTCAATGAATTTCACTGGCGCTAAAAAGAAAGGCATCAATAATGATGACCTTAAAGAAGGAGATCAAAACAATCAGGGAGGTAGTATGCCTGCAATGAAATAA
- a CDS encoding LytTR family DNA-binding domain-containing protein — MILKCIAVDDEPLALQILVSYIEQMPSLSLVGQFSNAIEALKAIHEQEIDLIFLDIRMPDINGIELAKIVEQYRIKGNLRIIFTTAFDQYALDGYKVDALDYLLKPFSFVDFSKSVAKALGYFDLIRNPEQEIRKYSPQIPENEVAYIYLKFEYQLVRIAVDDIIYIESMKDYVKVFRLSEDKPLLSLTSMKSLEEKLPENKFMRIHRSYIVSLDKIKSATKNSVQIDKITIAVTDQYKDNFMKFFQDWA, encoded by the coding sequence ATGATATTAAAATGTATTGCGGTTGATGATGAACCGCTGGCGCTACAGATTCTGGTTTCTTATATAGAACAAATGCCGTCCTTATCATTAGTAGGGCAGTTTTCGAATGCTATCGAAGCATTAAAAGCAATTCATGAACAGGAGATTGACCTAATTTTTCTTGATATTCGAATGCCGGACATAAACGGAATTGAACTGGCAAAGATTGTAGAACAATATCGTATAAAGGGGAATTTAAGAATCATATTTACAACCGCTTTTGACCAGTATGCGCTTGATGGTTACAAGGTAGATGCACTTGATTATCTCCTAAAACCTTTTAGTTTTGTTGATTTCAGTAAATCAGTTGCAAAGGCGCTGGGCTATTTTGATTTAATACGAAACCCGGAGCAGGAAATACGAAAATACAGTCCGCAAATTCCTGAAAATGAAGTAGCTTATATTTATCTGAAATTTGAATATCAGCTTGTTAGAATTGCTGTAGATGACATCATTTATATAGAAAGCATGAAAGATTATGTAAAAGTATTCCGCCTAAGCGAAGACAAACCTTTATTGTCACTGACCAGTATGAAATCGCTGGAAGAAAAGCTTCCCGAAAATAAATTTATGCGAATCCACAGATCCTATATTGTGTCACTGGATAAAATAAAGTCCGCTACAAAAAACTCCGTCCAAATTGACAAAATTACCATTGCGGTTACCGACCAATACAAAGATAATTTTATGAAATTTTTCCAAGATTGGGCTTAA
- a CDS encoding sensor histidine kinase: MYVIWIIVFYLTYKIIIPTLLFQGKNGFFFIAICILIVAVLYISDTFNSLINLDAILNQHFKISKKDNMHGALISNLSEIIITLLLVGASTVISVAKKLQAETQMRQNLEKEKVTSELSFLKSQINPHFFFNILNSIYALAGTENHPAREAIYTLSHMMRYVLYDTKNNLTTLSKEIGFVEDYLKLMELRITDKVQVIFEKRKNMKEVEVAPMLFLPFIENAYKHGISGIYPSYIYIGIEQSEKFIQIEVRNSIFENQTLSKEESNGIGLINTRRRLDLIYPGKYELTTTKDILQMEYSVILKLQIS, from the coding sequence ATGTATGTAATATGGATTATCGTTTTTTATCTCACCTACAAAATAATTATACCTACCCTTTTATTTCAAGGCAAAAATGGTTTTTTCTTTATTGCAATATGTATTCTTATCGTAGCAGTGCTATATATTAGCGATACTTTCAACTCACTCATAAACCTTGATGCTATTTTAAATCAGCATTTTAAAATTTCTAAAAAAGACAACATGCATGGTGCTTTGATTTCAAATTTAAGCGAAATCATAATAACCTTGTTATTAGTAGGTGCCAGCACCGTAATAAGCGTTGCCAAAAAACTGCAAGCTGAAACACAAATGCGGCAAAATCTTGAAAAGGAAAAAGTGACTTCGGAACTGTCATTTCTTAAATCTCAAATCAATCCTCACTTTTTTTTTAATATCCTGAACAGTATTTATGCCTTGGCGGGTACTGAAAATCACCCGGCACGGGAAGCGATCTATACTTTGTCACACATGATGCGCTATGTACTTTATGACACCAAAAACAATCTGACAACGCTAAGTAAAGAAATAGGTTTTGTAGAGGATTATCTAAAACTCATGGAGCTGAGAATTACGGATAAAGTACAGGTAATATTTGAAAAACGTAAAAATATGAAGGAAGTAGAAGTAGCACCAATGTTGTTTTTACCTTTTATCGAAAATGCCTATAAACACGGAATCAGCGGCATTTATCCAAGCTATATTTATATTGGAATTGAGCAGTCCGAAAAATTTATACAAATTGAAGTCCGTAATTCTATTTTTGAAAATCAAACCCTAAGTAAAGAAGAAAGTAACGGAATTGGTTTAATCAATACCCGCAGAAGACTCGATCTGATTTATCCGGGCAAATACGAATTAACTACTACGAAAGATATTCTTCAAATGGAATATTCGGTAATCTTAAAATTACAAATCTCATGA